A DNA window from Pyrus communis chromosome 3, drPyrComm1.1, whole genome shotgun sequence contains the following coding sequences:
- the LOC137727872 gene encoding potassium transporter 10-like has translation MSDNGDPEKKGGVWDLDKQLDQPMDEEAKTVRNVYGDQTYCSVGTVLQLAFQSLGVVYGDLGTSPLYVFKNIFPAGIDAPEDLLGALSVIIYSLTLIVLVKYVLIVCRANDNGQGGTFALYSLLCRHAKIKTVPNQDQSDEELTTFSRSTFGEKSFSECTKRWLEGHAVMRNILLILVLVGSCAVIGDGILTPAISVLSAVGGINVGRSQISNDVVVLVSVVILVLLFIVQQFGPEKVGWLFAPVVLLWFLVIGGIGIFNIWKYDTSVLKAFSPMYVYVYFKKGGITGWASLGGIVLCINGTETLFADVSHFPVLSIQIAFTVVVFPCLLLAYSGQAAYLMKNRDHVIDAFHYSIPEHIYWPVFAVATAAAIVASQAIITATFSLVKQALALGCFPRVKVVYTSRNRHQIYIPEINWILMILCILITVRFRNQAEIGNAAGTAVVIVMLVTTFLMMLVMILVWRCHWTLVLIFSVLTFVVEGTYLSAVLPKVNQGGWVPLVLTLAFFIVMYGWHYGTEIRYDIEMHSKVSMAWLLGLGPSLGLVRVPGIGLVYSEIATGVPRIFSHFITNLPAIHSVVVFVCVKYLPVCTVPEEERFLVKRIGPENFHMFRCVVRYGYKDDHNRDDEFEKKLFDNLFTFVRLESLMEGSPGSDVSSILNQDAMWNNHSSSIPYSNADLSITSVDSIEPDDSPVHIGQSLAYSSVPPSKQLVELDGIEFLNRCRDAGVVHILGNTVVHARGGSNFFRKVAIDYLYAFLRKICRGNSVLFNVPHESLLSVGQIFYV, from the exons ATGTCTGACAATGGAGACCCTGAGAAAAAAGGCGGGGTCTGGGATTTGGATAAGCAGCTTGACCAGCCAATGGACGAGGAGGCTAAAACGGTCAGAAATGTGTACGGGGAccag ACGTATTGTTCAGTGGGAACGGTTCTACAGCTTGCATTTCAAAGTCTTGGTGTGGTCTATGGAGATTTGGGCACATCCCCTTTGTATGTTTTCAAAAATATATTTCCTGCAGGAATCGATGCCCCGGAAGATTTACTCGGAGCTTTATCGGTCATCATATATTCCCTCACTCTTATCGTACTCGTGAAGTATGTTCTTATTGTCTGTAGAGCGAATGACAACGGTCAAG GTGGAACATTTGCTCTTTATTCATTACTCTGTCGACATGCAAAAATAAAGACCGTTCCTAACCAAGACCAAAGTGATGAGGAGCTAACAACATTTAGCCGTTCTACATTTGGTGAGAAATCATTTTCTGAATGCACCAAGCGATGGTTGGAAGGACACGCAGTCATGCGGAACATACTTCTTATTCTTGTCCTGGTTGGCTCTTGCGCTGTGATAGGGGATGGGATTCTTACTCCAGCCATATCAG TTCTGTCAGCGGTCGGTGGGATCAATGTGGGACGGTCCCAGATTAGTAATG ACGTAGTTGTACTTGTTTCTGTTGTTATACTGGTACTTTTGTTTATCGTGCAACAATTTGGTCCGGAGAAAGTTGGTTGGCTGTTTGCACCAGTTGTGCTCCTTTGGTTTCTCGTAATTGGAGGAATCGGCATCTTCAACATCTGGAAATATGACACTAGCGTTTTGAAAGCTTTTTCACCcatgtatgtgtatgtatacTTTAAGAAGGGAGGTATAACTGGGTGGGCATCGCTTGGTGGTATCGTGCTTTGTATAAACG GAACGGAAACACTTTTTGCTGATGTATCGCATTTCCCAGTCCTGTCCATACAGATTGCTTTCACTGTTGTTGTATTTCCTTGCCTTCTTTTAGCCTACTCTGGTCAAGCTGCCTACCTCATGAAAAACCGAGATCACGTAATAGATGCCTTTCATTACTCTATTCCAG AGCACATATATTGGCCTGTGTTTGCTGTTGCAACTGCTGCTGCTATTGTTGCAAGTCAGGCCATCATAACCGCCACTTTTTCATTAGTCAAGCAGGCCCTTGCGCTTGGCTGTTTCCCAAGAGTCAAAGTTGTATATACATCGAGGAACCGTCATCAAATATATATTCCGGAGATTAATTGGATTCTTATGATTCTCTGCATCTTAATAACAGTTCGATTTAGAAATCAAGCTGAAATTGGGAACGCTGCCG GGACGGCGGTTGTTATAGTCATGTTGGTAACCACATTTCTGATGATGTTAGTGATGATATTAGTTTGGCGCTGCCATTGGACTCTCGTACTTATCTTCAGTGTCTTAACATTTGTGGTGGAGGGCACTTACCTTTCGGCTGTACTCCCCAAGGTCAATCAAGGAGGCTGGGTTCCTCTTGTGCTTACACTGGCCTTCTTTATCGTCATGTATGGTTGGCATTACGGTACAGAAATACGCTATGACATTGAGATGCACAGCAAGGTGTCGATGGCATGGCTTCTTGGACTTGGTCCCAGTTTAGGACTGGTTCGGGTACCTGGGATAGGCCTTGTGTACTCTGAGATAGCGACTGGAGTCCCCCGCATCTTCTCTCACTTTATCACCAACCTGCCCGCCATCCATTCTGTTGTCGTGTTTGTCTGCGTGAAGTACCTTCCTGTCTGCACAGTCCCAGAAGAAGAACGGTTCCTTGTTAAGCGGATTGGACCCGAAAACTTCCACATGTTCCGTTGTGTTGTAAGATATGGCTACAAGGACGACCACAATAGGGAcgacgaatttgagaaaaagcTCTTTGACAATCTCTTCACATTCGTCCGGCTTGAGTCCCTGATGGAAGGATCTCCAGGCTCTGATGTATCTAGTATACTCAACCAGGACGCCATGTGGAACAACCACAGCAGCAGCATACCTTACTCGAATGCAGACCTGTCGATTACATCTGTAGACTCCATCGAACCTGATGATTCTCCGGTGCATATCGGCCAGAGTTTGGCCTACTCCTCTGTCCCGCCGAGCAAGCAGCTGGTGGAGCTCGACGGGATAGAGTTCTTGAACCGGTGTAGAGATGCAGGAGTGGTGCACATACTTGGGAACACTGTGGTACACGCTAGGGGTGGATCAAATTTTTTTAGGAAGGTGGCGATTGATTACCTGTATGCATTTCTTAGGAAGATTTGCAGAGGGAACAGTGTGTTGTTCAATGTTCCTCATGAGAGTCTCTTGAGCGTTGGACAGATTTTCTATGTGTGA
- the LOC137729688 gene encoding potassium transporter 10-like, producing the protein MAADENTDKSSSVRVLDQQLDQPMDEEAKRLRNMHEEKKFSALALVQVAFQSLGVVYGDLGTSPLYVFYNTFPDGIGDPEDLVEALSVIIYSLTLIILLKYVCIVCRANDNGEGGTFALYSLLCRYVKIKAIPNQDQTDEALTTYSRSKFGEKSFAARTRRWLEGNTFMQSTLLILVLVGSSAVIGDGILTPAISVLSAVGGINVRHSEISNEVVVLVAVVILVLLFSMQPYGTDKLCFLFAPIVLLWFLVTGGIGMFNIWKYDRRILKAFSPIYVHRFFKRGGKNGWTSLGGLMLSITGTEALFADLSNFSVPSIQLAFTVVVFPCLLLAYCGQAAYLAKNPNNVFGAFYHSIPDSIYWPVFIVATGAAIIASQAAITATFSLIKQADALGCFPRVKIVHTSRKYRHQIYIPEINWIVMILCIAVTAGLKNQTNLGNASGTAVCVVMLVTTLLMIFVMILVWRCHWILILIFTGSSLVVEGTYSSAVLLKVNQGGWVPLVIAAAFFIIMYVWHYGTVKCYETEMHSKVSMAWILGLGPSLGLVRIPGIGLVYTELASGVPRIFSHFITNLPAIHSVVVFVCVKYLPVITVPEDERFLIKRIGAKNFHMFRCVVRCGYKDYHKKDDDLENKFFHNLFMFVQLESLMEASPNSDVPSLLGQQTNQSGDGQLSDSSNIHHFNQVDLSIESVDSIVTYDSPLHANNRTSIPASRQAEADEIEFLNNCRNAGVVHILGNTVVKAGRESKLWKKIAIDYLYAFLRRVCRENNVMFNVPHESLLDVGQVFYV; encoded by the exons ATGGCTGCTGATGAAAATACCGATAAGAGCAGCAGCGTTCGGGTTTTGGATCAGCAGCTTGATCAGCCCATGGATGAAGAGGCTAAAAGGCTGAGGAACATGCACGAGGAAAAG AAATTTTCAGCATTAGCGCTCGTGCAGGTAGCATTCCAAAGCCTTGGCGTTGTATATGGAGATTTAGGCACATCTCCTTTGTATGTTTTCTACAATACGTTTCCTGATGGAATTGGTGACCCAGAGGATTTGGTTGAAGCTTTATCTGTTATTATCTATTCCCTCACCCTTATTATACTCCTGAAGTACGTTTGTATTGTCTGCAGAGCAAATGACAATGGTGAAG GTGGAACGTTTGCTCTCTATTCATTACTCTGTCGATATGTAAAAATAAAGGCTATTCCTAACCAAGACCAAACGGATGAGGCACTCACAACATATAGTCGTTCTAAATTTGGTGAGAAATCATTTGCTGCAAGAACCAGGAGATGGTTGGAGGGAAATACATTTATGCAGAGCACACTACTTATTCTTGTCCTAGTTGGCTCTTCCGCGGTGATTGGGGATGGGATTCTGACTCCAGCCATATCAG TTCTGTCAGCGGTTGGGGGGATCAACGTACGCCACTCTGAGATTAGTAATG AGGTAGTCGTGCTTGTTGCTGTTGTTATACTGGTACTTTTGTTTAGTATGCAACCTTATGGTACAGATAAACTTTGTTTCCTGTTTGCACCAATCGTACTCCTTTGGTTTCTCGTAACTGGAGGAATTGGCATGTTCAATATTTGGAAGTATGATAGAAGGATTTTAAAAGCCTTTTCACCTATATATGTACATCGATTTTTTAAGAGGGGAGGAAAAAATGGGTGGACATCCCTTGGAGGTCTTATGCTATCTATAACAG GTACTGAAGCACTTTTTGCTGACTTATCCAATTTCTCAGTTCCATCCATACAACTTGCTTTCACAGTGGTTGTATTTCCTTGCCTTCTATTAGCCTACTGTGGTCAAGCAGCATACCTCGCGAAAAATCCAAATAACGTGTTTGGTGCTTTTTATCATTCCATTCCAG ACAGCATATATTGGCCCGTGTTTATTGTTGCAACTGGAGCTGCTATCATTGCAAGTCAAGCCGCCATAACTGCAACTTTTTCATTAATCAAGCAGGCAGATGCACTAGGCTGCTTCCCAAGAGTCAAAATTGTGCATACATCAAGGAAATACCGTCACCAGATATATATTCCAGAAATTAATTGGATTGTTATGATCCTGTGCATTGCCGTTACAGCTGGGCTTAAAAATCAAACCAACCTAGGGAATGCCAGTG GGACGGCAGTTTGTGTAGTCATGTTGGTAACCACATTGCTTATGATTTTTGTCATGATATTAGTGTGGCGCTGCCATTGGATTCTTATCCTGATCTTCACTGGCTCATCATTGGTTGTGGAGGGCACTTACTCTTCTGCTGTACTCCTCAAGGTCAATCAAGGGGGCTGGGTTCCTCTTGTGATCGCAGCAGCCTTCTTTATCATCATGTATGTTTGGCATTATGGTACAGTCAAATGCTACGAGACTGAGATGCACAGTAAGGTTTCAATGGCATGGATTCTTGGACTTGGTCCAAGTTTAGGACTGGTTCGCATACCTGGGATTGGCCTTGTGTACACTGAGCTAGCAAGTGGAGTTCCCCGGATCTTCTCTCACTTTATCACCAACCTACCCGCCATCCATTCTGTTGTTGTCTTTGTCTGCGTGAAGTACCTTCCTGTCATCACAGTCCCAGAAGATGAGCGGTTCCTTATAAAGCGGATTGGAGCCAAGAACTTCCATATGTTTCGTTGTGTTGTAAGGTGTGGTTATAAAGACTACCATAAAAAGGATGATGATTTGGAGAACAAGTTCTTTCACAACCTTTTCATGTTTGTCCAGCTTGAGTCCCTGATGGAGGCGTCACCAAACTCTGATGTACCTAGTTTACTTGGCCAACAAACTAATCAATCAGGAGATGGCCAGTTGAGTGATAGCAGTAATATACATCACTTCAATCAAGTAGACCTGTCAATTGAATCAGTGGACTCGATCGTGACTTACGATTCTCCATTGCATGCAAACAACAGGACCTCCATTCCGGCAAGCAGGCAGGCCGAGGCTGATGAGATAGAATTCTTGAACAACTGTAGAAATGCAGGAGTGGTGCACATACTTGGAAATACAGTCGTAAAAGCTGGGAGGGAATCGAAACTATGGAAGAAGATCGCTATCGACTACCTATATGCATTTCTTAGGAGGGTATGTAGGGAAAACAATGTAATGTTCAACGTTCCTCATGAGAGTCTCTTGGATGTCGGGCAGGTTTTCTATGTGTAG